One window of Micropterus dolomieu isolate WLL.071019.BEF.003 ecotype Adirondacks linkage group LG13, ASM2129224v1, whole genome shotgun sequence genomic DNA carries:
- the LOC123982197 gene encoding beta-1,3-galactosyltransferase 9 has translation MQCSPCKLRTHQWCFLLFNVLLFHALLFGADFVEEYLLQPTPGVYTDGTVADVREKARKLDLSNARENVSHAYPIANPDACRNSDLFLLTLVFSSTANITQRDAVRRTWANQTFVQGFPVRILFFLGSTQTSDAQKALMIESDRYGDMVQGHAVTDSSLRGPTEKTVLALRWVITFCPVARFVLLTKDSVFVNLPAIGGYLLGLHRHPEDLYLGRVIQRDSPDRDPNSPGYLLPALYPDKYLPEYCDGTSYVLSQDVVRKVYVVSAAVRAPLPADVFVGICAQKAGVAPTHSARFSGEKHIRYNACCYRYLFSSAGMRSHELDIVWADLGQRGGRCSLLKTYYGLVTCKALTYLDKLSFFNSQGQAESHD, from the exons ATGCAG TGCTCTCCCTGCAAACTGCGTACCCACCAGTGgtgtttcctcctcttcaatGTGCTACTCTTCCATGCCCTGTTGTTTGGGGCGGACTTTGTCGAGGAGTACCTCCTGCAGCCCACACCTGGGGTCTACACTGATGGCACGGTTGCTGATGTAAGAGAGAAAGCAAGGAAACTTGACCTGAGCAACGCCAGGGAGAACGTGTCCCATGCCTACCCCATTGCTAACCCTGATGCCTGCAGAAACTCggacctcttcctcctcactctAGTCTTCAGCTCCACAGCTAATATCACCCAAAGAGATGCAGTCAGGAGGACATGGGCCAACCAAACATTCGTCCAAGGCTTCCCAGTGCGGATACTGTTCTTCTTAGGATCAACTCAGACTTCCGATGCACAAAAGGCCCTCATGATAGAGTCTGACCGATATGGGGACATGGTCCAGGGTCATGCTGTGACTGACTCATCCCTCCGTGGGCCAACAGAAAAGACAGTGCTGGCACTTCGCTGGGTGATCACCTTCTGTCCCGTGGCACGCTTTGTTCTGCTGACCAAGGACTCTGTGTTTGTCAACCTCCCTGCCATCGGAGGCTACCTACTCGGGCTGCACAGGCACCCAGAGGATCTTTATCTAGGTAGGGTGATCCAGAGGGACTCCCCTGACAGGGACCCCAACAGTCCAGGCTACCTGCTCCCGGCTCTCTACCCTGACAAGTACCTGCCTGAATACTGTGATGGGACGAGTTATGTTCTGTCCCAGGATGTGGTCCGAAAAGTGTATGTAGTGTCTGCAGCAGTCCGGGCACCTTTGCCAGCTGATGTTTTTGTGGGCATTTGTGCTCAGAAGGCTGGTGTGGCACCTACCCACAGTGCCAGGTTCTCAGGGGAGAAACATATCCGCTACAACGCCTGCTGTTACCGCTATCTGTTTAGCTCAGCAGGAATGAGAAGCCATGAACTAGATATAGTGTGGGCAGACCTGGGACAGAGAGGTGGAAGATGCTCACTGTTAAAGACGTACTACGGCCTGGTGACCTGCAAGGCCCTCACATACCTGGATAAACTGTCCTTCTTCAACTCCCAGGGTCAAGCTGAATCACATGATTAA
- the psmd5 gene encoding 26S proteasome non-ATPase regulatory subunit 5 isoform X2 encodes MALSPVSLAQNYRVEIQGGLTHPNETVKILALTQIGRIVEHPDAATEIFNNHDILRAVINCIGEEKIAVAKQAIQSLSKLSHSKPGLDTLFQSDLLKVMKDVMNTSDIVRYRIYELVVEISSVSPISLGYCANSSLISQLIGELTGDDVLIRATAIEMVTSLAHSQHGRQYLAQQGIMDKISNMIRGAETDSLSSLYLPGLVKFFGNLAIMDSPQQVCEAYPVFQNKVFEMALDPDPVMIGVALDTLGLLGSTVEGKQVLQKTGEKFKAVLLRMSQLASSGATELRVRSLDAISQLLTLQPEHQTEDLLALTESWFHLLSKQPMDMICNISTQPFPELHCGALRIFTAIASQPWGQKLMISTPSFMEFILDRSTGQTKEAKDAKFELVGSIVCSSTAAEILGSQNYIRLKTYLREGPYYVSAVASVSTEGAE; translated from the exons ATGGCCCTCAGCCCTGTGTCCCTGGCCCAGAACTACAGAGTGGAGATACAGGGGGGTCTGACCCATCCTAATGAAACTGTTAAAATACTGGCCTTGACACAG atTGGAAGAATAGTGGAGCACCCTGACGCTGCAACTGAAATCTTCAACAACCATGACATTCTTCGAGCGGTGATCAACTGCATCGGAGAAGAGAAAATTGCTGTGGCAAAGCAG GCCATCCAGTCCTTGTCGAAACTGAGTCACTCCAAGCCCGGGTTAGACACATTGTTCCAGAGCGACCTGCTGAAAGTTATGAAGGATGTGATGAACACAAGTGACATTGTCAGATACAGGATATATGAG CTGGTGGTGGAAATCTCTTCTGTATCTCCCATTTCCCTTGGATACTGTGCCAATAGCAGCTTAATTTCTCAGCTGATTGGAGAACTGACAGGAGACGATGTGTTGATCAG agccacagccaTTGAGATGGTGACCTCTCTAGCCCACAGTCAGCATGGCCGACAGTATTTGGCCCAGCAGGGTATAATGGACAAGATCTCCAACATGATCAGAGGAGCAGAGACTGACTCGCTCTCTTCTCTCTACCTTCCTG GTTTGGTGAAGTTCTTTGGAAACCTGGCCATTATGGACAGCCCACAGCAGGTTTGTGAAGCATACCCGGTTTTCCAGAACAAAGTGTTTGAGATGGCTCTGGACCCAGACCCTGTGATGATCGGCGTGGCTCTGGACACTTTGGGATTACTTGGGTCTACTGTGGAAGGGAAGCAGGTCCTTCAGAAAACAG GTGAAAAGTTCAAAGCTGTGTTGTTGAGAATGAGCCAGCTTGCCAGCTCAGGCGCTACAGAGCTCAGAGTGCGCAGCTTAGACGCCATATCACAACTTCTCACTCTAcag CCAGAGCATCAGACAGAAGACCTCTTGGCCCTCACAGAGTCCTGGTTTCACCTTTTGTCTAAGCAGCCCATGGACATGATTTGCAACATTAGCACTCAGCCGTTCCCAGAGCTGCATTGTGGGGCTCTGCGGATATTTACT gcCATCGCTTCTCAGCCATGGGGTCAGAAGTTAATGATCAGCACTCCCAGTTTCATGGAGTTCATTTTGGATCGTTCAACGGGTCAGACAAAGGAGGCCAAAGACGCTAAGTTTGAACTGGTGGGGTCGATTGTATGCTCATCGACAGCAGCAGAGATTCTGGGCAGCCAGAATTACATCCGTCTGAAGACTTATCTCAGAGAGGGACCGTACTATGTTTCAGCTGTGGCCTCAGTCAGTACAGAAGGAGCAGAATga
- the psmd5 gene encoding 26S proteasome non-ATPase regulatory subunit 5 isoform X1: protein MAASIESLLEEISGVEDPIEELKSLKTALLSIPLSALRDSVSGQRFNVIFTLLNSNQREQVELCVDILKCILMALSPVSLAQNYRVEIQGGLTHPNETVKILALTQIGRIVEHPDAATEIFNNHDILRAVINCIGEEKIAVAKQAIQSLSKLSHSKPGLDTLFQSDLLKVMKDVMNTSDIVRYRIYELVVEISSVSPISLGYCANSSLISQLIGELTGDDVLIRATAIEMVTSLAHSQHGRQYLAQQGIMDKISNMIRGAETDSLSSLYLPGLVKFFGNLAIMDSPQQVCEAYPVFQNKVFEMALDPDPVMIGVALDTLGLLGSTVEGKQVLQKTGEKFKAVLLRMSQLASSGATELRVRSLDAISQLLTLQPEHQTEDLLALTESWFHLLSKQPMDMICNISTQPFPELHCGALRIFTAIASQPWGQKLMISTPSFMEFILDRSTGQTKEAKDAKFELVGSIVCSSTAAEILGSQNYIRLKTYLREGPYYVSAVASVSTEGAE, encoded by the exons ATGGCTGCTTCCATTGAGAGTTTACTGGAGGAAATCTCCGGTGTCGAAGATCCAATTGAAGAGCTAAAGAGTTTAAAAACAGCTCTACTATCGATACCTCTCAGCGCGTTGAGAGACTCTGTGAGCGGACAGCGTTTTAATGTGATATTCACTCTGTTAAACTCAAATCAGAG GGAGCAAGTTGAGCTGTGTGTGGACATCCTGAAATGCATCTTAATGGCCCTCAGCCCTGTGTCCCTGGCCCAGAACTACAGAGTGGAGATACAGGGGGGTCTGACCCATCCTAATGAAACTGTTAAAATACTGGCCTTGACACAG atTGGAAGAATAGTGGAGCACCCTGACGCTGCAACTGAAATCTTCAACAACCATGACATTCTTCGAGCGGTGATCAACTGCATCGGAGAAGAGAAAATTGCTGTGGCAAAGCAG GCCATCCAGTCCTTGTCGAAACTGAGTCACTCCAAGCCCGGGTTAGACACATTGTTCCAGAGCGACCTGCTGAAAGTTATGAAGGATGTGATGAACACAAGTGACATTGTCAGATACAGGATATATGAG CTGGTGGTGGAAATCTCTTCTGTATCTCCCATTTCCCTTGGATACTGTGCCAATAGCAGCTTAATTTCTCAGCTGATTGGAGAACTGACAGGAGACGATGTGTTGATCAG agccacagccaTTGAGATGGTGACCTCTCTAGCCCACAGTCAGCATGGCCGACAGTATTTGGCCCAGCAGGGTATAATGGACAAGATCTCCAACATGATCAGAGGAGCAGAGACTGACTCGCTCTCTTCTCTCTACCTTCCTG GTTTGGTGAAGTTCTTTGGAAACCTGGCCATTATGGACAGCCCACAGCAGGTTTGTGAAGCATACCCGGTTTTCCAGAACAAAGTGTTTGAGATGGCTCTGGACCCAGACCCTGTGATGATCGGCGTGGCTCTGGACACTTTGGGATTACTTGGGTCTACTGTGGAAGGGAAGCAGGTCCTTCAGAAAACAG GTGAAAAGTTCAAAGCTGTGTTGTTGAGAATGAGCCAGCTTGCCAGCTCAGGCGCTACAGAGCTCAGAGTGCGCAGCTTAGACGCCATATCACAACTTCTCACTCTAcag CCAGAGCATCAGACAGAAGACCTCTTGGCCCTCACAGAGTCCTGGTTTCACCTTTTGTCTAAGCAGCCCATGGACATGATTTGCAACATTAGCACTCAGCCGTTCCCAGAGCTGCATTGTGGGGCTCTGCGGATATTTACT gcCATCGCTTCTCAGCCATGGGGTCAGAAGTTAATGATCAGCACTCCCAGTTTCATGGAGTTCATTTTGGATCGTTCAACGGGTCAGACAAAGGAGGCCAAAGACGCTAAGTTTGAACTGGTGGGGTCGATTGTATGCTCATCGACAGCAGCAGAGATTCTGGGCAGCCAGAATTACATCCGTCTGAAGACTTATCTCAGAGAGGGACCGTACTATGTTTCAGCTGTGGCCTCAGTCAGTACAGAAGGAGCAGAATga